From the genome of Lotus japonicus ecotype B-129 chromosome 6, LjGifu_v1.2, one region includes:
- the LOC130726507 gene encoding serine decarboxylase 1-like: MKDMILESLLQSAFKEYLHKEVPKNNMPSAGTEKNWEIQENEGHMNLDITKCFGESRANLSKTIAKYVVKLNQNKSQCLGFPVNQEFNYDALTPLLHYHLNNAGDPFLGSGYGQNSVEFEVCVLDWFAKLWQMEKGDYWGYVTTGGTEGNLHGILMGREKFQDGILYTSENSHYSLFKIARMYRMQCVKVNTLVSGGIDCADLKALLLLHKDKPAIINLNIGTTMKGAIDNIDLVIETLEECGFPQDRFYIHCDGALSGIMLPFLKQAPRINFKKPIGSISISGHKFLGCPIPCGVILTRSEHVNALSRDVEYIESRDVTITGSRCGLAPIFLWYALQERGLIGLKREAQMCITNAQHLLDKLHDNGIGAMRNEFSNTVVFERPKDDFVRKWNLSCEGNVAHVVVMQHVTIEMIDSFVSELVNKRTIWFQDGLPPCIANNIGGENCACAVHCSF; this comes from the exons ATGAAGGACATGATTCTTGAATCCCTTTTACAATCAG CATTCAAAGAGTATTTACATAAAGAGGTACCAAAAAACAACATGCCCTCAGCAGGAACAGAGAAGAATTGGGAAATTCAAGAGAATGAAGGACATATGAACCTTGACATCACCAAGTGCTTCGGGGAGTCACGTGCCAATTTGTCTAAAACAATTGCCAAATATGTGGTGAAGCTAAATCAAAACAAATCGCAATGTTTAG GCTTCCCAGTTAATCAAGAATTTAACTATGACGCATTGACACCGTTGTTGCATTATCACTTAAACAATGCTGGCGACCCATTTCTCGGGAGCGGCTATGGTCAAAATTCAGTAGAATTTGAAGTCTGTGTACTTGATTGGTTTGCAAAACTATGGCAGATGGAGAAGGGGGATTATTGGGGATACGTTACAACCGGTGGAACTGAAGGAAATTTACACGGAATTTTAATGGG GAGGGAAAAATTTCAAGACGGAATTTTATATACCTCAGAGAACTCGCATTATTCATTATTCAAAATAGCAAGGATGTACAGAATGCAATGTGTAAAGGTCAACACATTAGTCTCGGGCgggattgattgtgctgatttaaAGGCTTTACTTCTATTGCACAAGGACAAACCAGCTATCATCAACCTAAACATAG GAACAACTATGAAAGGAGCAATTGATAACATTGATCTCGTAATAGAAACACTTGAGGAATGTGGCTTTCCTCAGGATCGATTCTATATTCATTGCGATGGAGCTCTATCCGGAATAATGTTGCCGTTTCTTAAACAA GCTCCAAGGATTAACTTCAAGAAGCCGATTGGAAGTATATCTATTTCTGGCCATAAGTTCTTAGgatgcccaattccttgtggtGTTATATTAACACGTTCAGAACACGTCAACGCTCTATCTAGAGATGTTGAATATATTGAATCAAGGGATGTCACAATCACAGGTAGCCGTTGTGGGCTTGCGCCAATCTTCCTTTGGTATGCACTCCAAGAAAGAGGTTTAATAGGACTTAAGAGAGAAGCACAAATGTGCATAACCAATGCGCAACACTTACTGGATAAACTACATGATAACGGTATTGGTGCCATGCGAAATGAGTTTAGTAATACCGTTGTGTTTGAAAGGCCTAAAGATGACTTTGTGCGAAAGTGGAATTTGTCATGTGAAGGAAATGTTGCACATGTGGTCGTGATGCAACATGTCACTATTGAAATGATAGACTCCTTTGTTAGTGAACTTGTTAACAAACGGACCATTTGGTTTCAAGATGGATTGCCTCCTTGCATTGCGAACAACATTGGTGGTGAAAATTGTGCTTGTGCAGTGCATTGCTCATTTTGA
- the LOC130726506 gene encoding 6,7,8-trihydroxycoumarin synthase-like → MILSFSFVQYLVLALPPLLLFFIILLKKNKSSNKKLPLPPGPRGLPIIGNLHQLDSLNFHFQLWNLSKIYGPIFSLRFGIKKAIIISTPKMAQKILNDHDLAVCTRAPTLSQKRISYNAMDMNFSPYNDYWREIRKIAAIHFFSAKKVSSFSPVRKSEVKQMIKKISSHISSSKVTNLSEIIMSVASCTISRIAFGRIYDEDGAENSIFHSLLVQGQAMFLTFFFSDYIPFMGWIDKLTGSLARLDKTINSFDAFFQQVLDEHLDPNRIKDQTQEDDIVDTLLQLRNQGSLSIDLTDEHIKAFMMDLLIGSTDTSVAASVWLMTGLMKNQTAMKKVQEEIRNLCGNKDFIDEVDIQKLEYLKAVIKETLRFYPPAPLIPRETMKSIIVDGYEIPAKTIVYVNVWAIHRDPEAWKGPHEFNPDRFLNKDIEFKGRDFELIPFGAGRRVCPGMPQGIATLELITANLLNSFDWETPPGMTREDIDDEGLQGLARHKKNHLCLVAKNRM, encoded by the exons ATGATACTGTCATTCTCATTTGTTCAGTACTTGGTTCTAGCTCTTCCTCCTCTGTTGCTATTCTTCATTATCCTGTTGAAGAAGAACAAATCCAGCAACAAGAAACTTCCACTTCCACCAGGTCCAAGAGGCCTTCCTATCATTGGTAACCTTCATCAACTTGACAGTTTAAATTTCCATTTTCAACTCTGGAACCTCTCAAAGATCTATGGTCCAATTTTTTCCCTTCGATTCGGCATCAAGAAAGCCATCATTATTTCCACACCTAAAATGGCCCAAAAGATCCTCAATGACCATGATCTTGCTGTTTGCACCAGAGCTCCCACACTTAGCCAGAAAAGAATTTCTTACAATGCCATGGACATGAATTTTTCCCCATACAATGATTACTggagagaaatcagaaaaatTGCAGCCATACATTTCTTCAGCGCCAAAAAGGTCTCTAGCTTTTCCCCTGTAAGAAAATCTGAGGTCAAGCAAATGATTAAAAAGATATCTAGCCATATTTCTTCTTCCAAAGTCACAAACTTGAGTGAGATCATAATGTCTGTGGCAAGCTGTACTATTTCCAGGATTGCTTTTGGGAGAATCTATGATGAGGATGGAGCTGAAAACAGCATCTTCCATAGCCTTCTTGTTCAGGGACAAGCCATGTTTCTAACCTTCTTCTTTTCAGATTATATTCCTTTCATGGGGTGGATTGATAAACTCACAGGCTCACTCGCTCGTCTTGATAAAACTATCAACTCGTTCGATGCCTTTTTCCAACAAGTCCTTGACGAGCACCTCGATCCTAATAGGATCAAAGATCAAACCCAGGAGGATGATATAGTTGATACGCTACTCCAGCTTAGAAATCAGGGTTCCCTCTCAATTGATCTCACCGATGAACACATTAAAGCTTTCATGATG GACCTTCTTATAGGATCAACTGACACGAGTGTAGCCGCATCAGTTTGGCTCATGACTGGATTAATGAAGAACCAGACAGCAATGAAGAAAGTCCAAGAAGAAATAAGGAATCTTTGCGGCAACAAAGACTTTATCGATGAAGTGGATATTCAAAAACTTGAATATTTGAAGGCAGTTATAAAAGAGACACTCAGATTTTATCCGCCGGCACCGCTAATACCAAGAGAAACAATGAAAAGTATCATCGTAGATGGGTATGAAATACCGGCCAAGACAATAGTTTATGTGAATGTTTGGGCTATCCATAGGGACCCTGAGGCTTGGAAAGGCCCACATGAGTTTAATCCTGACAGATTCTTAAACAAGGACATAGAGTTTAAGGGACGAGACTTCGAGCTCATTCCGTTCGGTGCTGGGCGTAGAGTTTGCCCTGGCATGCCACAAGGAATCGCCACGTTAGAGCTCATAACTGCAAACCTACTAAATTCATTTGATTGGGAAACACCTCCTGGGATGACACGGGAAGACATTGATGATGAAGGGCTACAAGGACTCGCCCGACACAAAAAGAATCACCTTTGTCTTGTTGCCAAGAACCGTATGTGA
- the LOC130722161 gene encoding leucine aminopeptidase 1-like yields MASRFAATSTLTLTTSLLLTSPSRLFLNSLPLPLTPTTTTTSTSLLRLSSTATPLRNLMAHATLGLTNPTTTETPNLSFTAKDLDVAEWKGDLLAVAVTENDVARNSDSKFENPILNSLDSKLNGLLSEASSEEDFTGKSGQSTVLRIAAGLGSKRLALVGLGKSASGPAPFKTLGEAVAAAAKSAQAAHVAVVLASSQGLSAQSKLSTASAIASGTVLGTFEDNRYKSESKKPALRSVDIIGLGSGPELEKKLKFAGDLASGVVFGRELVNSPANVLTPGVLAEEASKIASTYSDVFTAKILDAEQCKELKMGSYLAVAAASANPPHFIHLCYKPPSGPVNAKLALVGKGLTFDSGGYNIKTGPGCLIELMKFDMGGSAAVFGAAKALGQIKPLGVEVHFIVAACENMISGTGMRPGDIVTASNGKTIEVNNTDAEGRLTLADALVYACNQGVEKIIDLATLTGACIIALGPSIAGVFTPSDELAKEVIEASEASGEKLWRMPLEDSYWESMKSGVADMVNTGGRQGGAITAALFLKQFVDEKVQWMHIDLAGPVWSDKQRCATGFGVATLVEWVLKYSS; encoded by the exons ATGGCATCCAGATTCGCAGCCACCTCTACTCTCACTCTCACCACTTCACTTCTCCTCACTTCTCCCTCTCGTCTCTTCCTCaactctctccctctccctctaacccccaccaccaccaccacctccacctcccTCCTCCGCCTCTCCTCCACCGCCACCCCTCTCCGCAACCTCATGGCCCACGCCACTCTCGGCCTCACAAACCCCACCACCACCGAAACCCCTAACCTCTCCTTCACCGCCAAGGACCTCGACGTCGCCGAATGGAAAGGCGACCTCCTCGCCGTCGCCGTCACGGAAAACGACGTCGCCAGAAACAGCGACTCGAAATTCGAGAATCCCATCCTCAACTCGCTTGACTCCAAATTGAACGGTCTGTTATCCGAAGCCTCCTCCGAAGAGGATTTCACCGGAAAATCTGGTCAGTCCACGGTTCTCAGAATCGCCGCCGGACTTGGATCTAAGAGACTCGCCTTGGTTGGACTCGGCAAGTCCGCTTCCGGTCCTGCTCCGTTTAAAACCCTCGGCGAGGCGGTTGCCGCTGCTGCGAAGTCTGCTCAGGCTGCGCACGTCGCTGTTGTTCTCGCTTCTTCTCAAGGACTCTCTGCTCAGTCCAAGCTTAGCACCGCCTCTGCAATCGCTTCAG GGACTGTGCTGGGGACATTTGAGGATAACAGGTACAAGTCAGAGTCGAAGAAACCGGCGCTGAGATCGGTTGATATTATTGGTCTTGGGTCAGGGCCGGAATTGGAGAAGAAGCTTAAGTTTGCTGGAGACCTTGCTTCTGGAGTTGTGTTTGGAAGGGAGCTTGTGAATTCTCCTGCTAATGTGCTCACACCAG GGGTATTGGCTGAAGAGGCATCAAAGATTGCTTCAACATATAGTGATGTTTTTACTGCAAAAATATTAGATGCCGAGCAGtgtaaagaattgaaaatgggGTCCTATCTGGCTGTTGCTGCAGCCTCAGCAAATCCTCCTCATTTTATCCATCTATGTTATAAACCACCAAGTGGACCTGTCAATGCCAAGTTGGCATTAGTTGGAAAAGGTTTGACTTTTGACAG TGGTGGCTACAACATCAAGACCGGCCCTGGCTGTTTGATTGAACTCATGAAATTTGATATGGGTGGTTCTGCTGCAGTTTTTGGAGCAGCAAAAGCTCTTGGTCAAATCAAACCTCTTGGAGTGGAG GTTCATTTTATTGTTGCTGCTTGTGAGAATATGATAAGTGGAACAGGTATGAGGCCTGGAGACATTGTCACAGCTTCAAATGGAAAAACTATAGAG GTTAACAACACAGATGCTGAGGGAAGGCTTACCCTGGCAGATGCTTTGGTGTATGCTTGTAACCAAGGGGTTGAAAAG ATAATTGACCTGGCAACATTAACTGGGGCCTGTATAATTGCTCTGGGACCCTCAATTGCAG GTGTGTTTACACCCAGTGATGAACTAGCAAAAGAAGTTATTGAGGCTTCAGAAGCGAGTGGGGAGAAACTATGGAGGATGCCATTAGAAGATAGTTATTGGGAGTCAATGAAATCAGGAGTAGCTGATATGGTGAACACTGGTGGTCGGCAGGGTGGTGCTATCACTGCTGCTCTTTTCTTAAAGCAG TTTGTTGATGAAAAGGTTCAATGGATGCATATCGACTTGGCTGGTCCAGTGTGGAGTGATAAGCAGCGCTGTGCAACAGGATTTGGTGTTGCTACTTTAGTGGAATGGGTATTGAAGTACTCATCTTAA
- the LOC130722192 gene encoding 6,7,8-trihydroxycoumarin synthase-like translates to MCLQNSSTMVSFLHLLLALPLLIFFTLLLKKSIKKKLPLPPGPRGIPIIGNLHQLDSSNLHFQLWNFSKIYGPIFSLRMGFKRAIIISTPKLAQEILNDHDLDVCTRPMTLSQKMFSYNGIDMNFSPQWKEMRKIAAIHFFSAKKVSSFSHVRKSEVKKMIQKISGHVSSSKITNLSEIIMSVATAINCRILFGRTYEEDGAEKSRFHGILNEGQALFLTFFISDYIPFLGWIDKITGSLARLESTFNSFDVFFQQVLNDHQNPNRQKDADEGDVIDALLQLKKQGCPLIDLTDDQIKAILMDLLMGSIDTSVASSVWVMTGLIKNPRAMKKAQEEVRNLCGNKEFIDEDDIQKLEYFKAVIKEALRFYSPAPLLPREVNKSFIIDGYEIQSKTLVFVNLWAIHRYHEAWKDPEEFYPERFLDNNIDFKGRDFELIPFGAGRRICPGIQMGIATVEVIIANLLNSFDWEMPIGMIRENIDDEGLPGLARHKKNHLCLVAKNYM, encoded by the exons ATGTGTCTGCAAAACTCTTCCACAATGGTGTCATTTCTTCACTTGCTCCTAGCTCTTCCACTCCTGATATTCTTCACTCTCCTGTTAAAGAAATCCATCAAGAAGAAACTTCCACTTCCACCTGGTCCAAGAGGCATTCCTATCATTGGTAACCTTCATCAACTTGACAGTTCAAATCTCCATTTTCAACTGTGGAACTTCTCAAAGATCTATGGTCCAATTTTTTCCCTTCGAATGGGGTTCAAGCGAGCCATCATTATTTCCACACCTAAACTGGCTCAAGAGATCCTTAATGACCATGATCTTGATGTTTGCACCAGACCTATGACACTTAGCCAGAAAATGTTTTCTTACAATGGGATAGACATGAATTTTTCCCCACAGTggaaagaaatgagaaaaattgCTGCCATCCATTTCTTCAGTGCTAAAAAGGTCTCTAGCTTTTCCCATGTAAGAAAATCTGAAGTCAAGAAAATGATTCAAAAGATATCTGGGCACGTTTCTTCTTCCAAAATCACAAACTTGAGTGAGATCATAATGTCGGTCGCCACTGCTATAAATTGTAGGATTCTTTTTGGGAGAACGTATGAGGAGGATGGAGCTGAAAAAAGCAGGTTCCATGGCATTCTTAATGAAGGACAGGCCTTGTTTCTTACATTCTTCATTTCAGATTATATCCCTTTCTTGGGATGGATCGATAAAATCACAGGCTCGCTCGCTCGTCTTGAAAGCACTTTCAACTCATTCGATGTGTTTTTCCAACAAGTCCTTAATGACCACCAAAATCCAAATAGGCAGAAAGATGCCGATGAGGGTGATGTAATTGATGCCTTACTCCAGCTAAAGAAGCAGGGCTGTCCCTTGATAGATCTCACCGATGATCAAATCAAAGCTATCTTAATG GACTTACTTATGGGATCAATCGACACAAGCGTAGCCTCATCAGTTTGGGTGATGACCGGATTAATAAAGAATCCAAGAGCAATGAAGAAAGCCCAAGAAGAAGTTAGAAATCTCTGTGGCAACAAAGAGTTCATTGATGAAGATGATATTCAAAAACTTGAATATTTCAAGGCAGTGATAAAAGAGGCTCTCAGATTTTATTCACCGGCACCACTACTACCAAGGGAAGTCAATAAAAGTTTCATTATAGATGGGTATGAAATACAATCAAAGACATTGGTGTTTGTGAATCTTTGGGCCATCCATAGGTATCATGAGGCTTGGAAAGACCCAGAAGAGTTCTATCCTGAAAGATTTTTAGACAACAATATAGATTTTAAGGGGCGAGATTTTGAGTTGATTCCATTCGGTGCTGGCCGTAGAATTTGCCCCGGCATACAAATGGGAATCGCCACAGTTGAGGTCATAATTGCAAATCTTCTAAACTCGTTTGATTGGGAAATGCCTATTGGGATGATACGGGAAAACATAGATGATGAAGGGCTACCGGGACTTGCCCGACACAAGAAGAACCACCTCTGTCTTGTTGCCAAGAATTATATGTGA